Sequence from the Polynucleobacter sp. Adler-ghost genome:
TCTGAAACTTATGAAAGTTCCCCATATTTGCTCGAAGTTTTAGAAGTTTTAGAAGTTGTCGAAGTTCCATGTTTTTAGACCTCCCACTCTTTTCGTAGTTGCTCCGCATATTCAGGGTCTATAACCCCATACTTAAAGCCAATCGTTGAGGCTGGGCTTGCAGTCCACTTAGGGTCTGGGCTCTTGCCAGCGCAATATCTCCTGAGAACCGCATCAATGCGGCTACGGCTAAAGCCAGCCTTGTTATCTATGGCGATAGTTCGTAACTCAGTCGCCGTCTTGGATATAGGCGAGATATGCTCCAAGATGAACTTAATCACAGGCTGGTCATCGGCTAGGTTCTTTTGATACTCATTGATTGCCAAAGTATCTACATGGTGGTCTAGCCTCTTCACCTCTCTATCAGGAGTAATCAAGAAACTTTCATCACGAATATCAGCCCTAGTCTTATCCTTTAGGGTCGAGACTGTGATGGTGCTATCGGGATTTCGGACTGAGATTAAGTAAATCAATTCATCAAAGTCATTTCTCAGGTCGCCAGTGCCTTCAAAGATTGGCTTGCCCTCTTTATCATCGTGCTTATTCGTATGAGCCAAGCAGATAACTGTGATGCCTTTGGTGGTCAGCGTTCTGAGTAGTGAATTAAATTGCTTTGACTTAGTTTTATTCATCATGTCCCCAAATTTCTTTAGGGTGTCCAAAACAATCACCACCTTCGAGAAGTCGCCCTCTGCCGTTGAGATTTGTCGCAACTCTTCGATAACCTTTTCGGCTGTCCCATTAGTCAGGTCTGGGTTAATAAGGGTATATCCATACTCCATGGCGTGAAACTTGTAGTCCTTAATGTCGCTGGCTGAAGCATCAGCATTGATATACATAACCCTGTAACCCGCCTTTGCCATCTCGCCAGCGATATGAACCATTAGAGTGGTCTTGCCGCCGTTCGCTTTAGAGCAGATAACTACCATGTGCCCCTCGGGTATCAATTGCCGCCATGCAAATTTGGCATCAGCAATGTTTTGAATAATCTCTTCTGTAACTTCCATAGATAAGAGTCCTTTGAATGGGTCGTTATTGAGGAAAACAACTTTTTGCTCGTTTAGCAACTTTTCAAGTTGGCTCATGCTCTTGCCCCCTTGGTGAAGTAATCATTCCAATCGGTATAGCCTTCTGTGTTTTGACCAAAATCAGGAATGAGAATTAAGCCGTTTACTGCCGCTGATGCTTTCTCTGCATAAGCCTTGCCCACAGAATCAGCATCGCCAGCAATCACAATCTGGACATTAGGTAGTTGCTCTCGCAATGCGCTGGCAACATTAATTAAATTTCCAGCATTGAAAGCAACAATCGTTAAACACTGCGTATCTTCATAAACAGAAGCGGCGGTTGCATATCCCTCAGCAACATAAATTGGCTTACCTTCACGAATCTCACCAATGAAGTGGCATCCCGCTTGCATTTGACCGCCTTTGAGAAATTTCTTATTTCCCTCGGTATCTATGAATTGGATTGTTTGAATGTCGCCCAGCACTGAGTAAACAGGGATTAAGAGACTGTCTTCAATGGCTCTTATTCCGTATGCTCCAACTTGCTTCCTTATCAAGTAAGGATGGCTAGCAGAAGCCTCAGAAGCCTTGCTAAACAGTTCCTCTGCCCGCTTTGAAGCCTGAACATAGGCAAGTTTTCGTTTGGCGTCATGGGCTTTTTTTAGAGCCTCAGACTGAGCCTTTCTTTTTGCATAATCAGCAGATGAAGAGTCGTTTTGATTAGCAAACCAAAAATATTTTTCGCCCGTTCGCCAATCGTGAAGATAGCCAGCAAGTCCATCATCAAATAATTTTGCCGATACAGAATTGTTCCGACCAAAGCGAATAAATTTGCCAGCAAAGATTTCAGGCTTAGGCTCAAACCCATGTGAACGAATGAAGTCTTGAAAAGAATTATTCATTATTCAACCCCCCCGATGCAATCAACCAATCAGCCATTGCCAACGGAAGCAATCCATAGCAAGCCATTTGCACTACAAATTGTTTGAGTTTTGCTTTAAAATTGAGGCTGCCCGAAGTAGTAACTAAGCCCGTTCCAGCGGGCTTTTTTATTGGTTTCATAGGACTTCTCCACGAACCAACTTTGCAACCTCGCCAACTGGAAATTGCAGTTTGCCGCCAATTTTGATTGGAATAATTCCGTGAAACGAACCTGTTTGGCACAGGTGCTTACGGATTGTTTGGGTTGCTGTGTTTGTTGCTATGCCCAATTCATGAGTAAGGATGTTATCCCTACCATTGGCTAGACGAGCCAAGCCTTCAGGAATTTCTTGAAAAGATTTCATCAGTAATGCTCCAAAAAGATGAGTTCATTCCTCGCCACATAGCGGGAACTATCTTGTCTTGTCTTTTTGAAACTGTTACTGCTCTTATCTTGTATGTGCGATTACATTAAAAATGTAACGACATCCTTAGTGTAGGGTAAACAAACAATCAATTCAAGGGCAAATATAGAAATATCTGCGTATATAAATTCGGACTGTTAAGTTTTCTTAATCTTTTGTGTAATACATCTATACAACCCGCAATCCTTTTGCTTCAACTGTCGGCAATGGAATACCCGCTTCAGTTAAAAGCCAATCAACATAGCCGTTGTGCCACTTAGCAAGCAACTCGATTGGTATATCAAGATAGTGCTTATCTCTAATACTTTGCGGCGCATGACCTTGGATTCTTGCCCCAGCACCATCAGGTTGTTCAGCCCAAATAAACAACGATGCAAAAGACCTTCTTAATCCATGAATTGATAGGTGAGGTATGCCAGCCAATGCGATGGCTTGGTTATGCGCAATTCGAGGCTCAGTAATAAATCCTTCCTTCGCCTCCAGACTGCTAAATACATACTCGTTCCGTCTGGGTAATGAATCAATCAACTGCTCCATATACAGATTTAAAGGGATGTAGCGACCCTCAGTCTTAATCTTGTCCTTTAACCACACAGTCTTGGCTTTGAAGTCCACATCAGACCATTTCAGGGTGATTAACTCGCCTCTTCTTGCGCCAGTAATCAGTAAGCACTGAAGATATGCGGAGATAACTTTGTTAGATAATTTTTGAACCGCAGTGAACCAGTCGGCAATATTATTTTTTCGTAATACATCGCCATCCTTCTTGCTGTTCTTGCTAGGCAATATTGCTAAAAGACTATCTTCAGAAACAGTCTCACGATTCACAATCGCTCTGTATCTATCATCCTTGGCACACCACCCCCAAAATGTTCTAAACATCTGGAAGCCTTGCCGTGCGTTGTTGGGTCGTGTTTTTCTCTCTTCGTTAAGCCAATCTTTCAACACGGCTGGGGTTATCTCTGCAAGCCTTAACTGAAGCAACGGATACAAAACTCCTTGCACTGTTACCTTGCTACCTCGCTTGTGAGGAATGCCGCCTTGCTGAGTCATGTTGAGGTGGTCTTGAAGATGTCTCTCACCCCACTTCTTACCCTTAGCCAGACCTTTCAACGGCATGAGTGATTTTTGATACTCGATGTAATCATCCCAAGCATCTTTTACAAGCAACCTCTCCCTATCAGCCTGAGCCTTCTTCTGCTCTTTAACTTTGGCTTGGGCAAGCCCTTTCTCTTCTCGTTCCTGTCTTGGGTCAATGCCAAGGGCAAACTTGTGCTGAAGGTCGTAGGCAAGTTCTTGAACCTTGTCGAACGGAATATCGCCAATTGGATAGCGAACTGTTTTGCCGTGAAGCCGCTTCTCGAAAAAGAAGGACTTTTTACCCGTCTGAGATATACGCAGACCTAAGCCCCTGATATTGGCATCCCAATAGAGCGTTTGTTGCTTGCCCTCTAAGCATTTGAGGTCTTTGGTTGCGGCTAAGGTGAATTTAAAGGTGGTTTCCATTTTTTGCCCTATTTGCCCCGAAGTTCAACTCGTAGGCACATCGTAGGCAAATTCTAGCAATATTTAGGAAAATTGGGGAATATTGCGGAATAGGCTATAAGCCTTAAAAATACTAGGTTTAGGCTTATACTTACTAGGAATTTGAGATTTTATAAGGGTCTGAAACGAGCCATTTTGTCGGGCTCATAACCCGAAGGTCGTAGGTTCAAATCCTGCCCCCGCAACCAAACAAGTAGAGGGCTTTGAAGGCGATTATGTCTTTAAAGCCTTTTTGCTTTTCTAGGTCATATATTGGCCAGCATTAAGATCTCAAGGAATTTAACTCATCAAGCAGTTAGCGCCAAATGCGCAATGAATGCAGATCTGTTTTCTCCAGCCTTTTTTGCTTTTGCATCTAACCTAGCCAAAACCTTTTTTGGCAGAGTGATATTTATTCTCTCAATTTCATCCGAAAGCAATGCTGGATCAATTTCTACAATTGCCCAAACCCAGCCCTTAAATTCTTTTTTCTTTTGCAGCTCCCTTAAGGAGCTAGGCTTTGGTATTACTTGGCCCCCATCCAAAGCCATCTCAATCCAAAGCTCTATAGCCTCTTTAGCCTGATCTATTGCTTCATCAAGACCGATATCAGCAGCAGAAAAACAACCAGGCAAATCTGGAACAACAACTCCCCATGCGTTTTTCTCACTGCCTGGCTCAATCGCTATTGGATATTTCATCTAAGACCCCTCTTTTAATCTGGCTTGTTTCAGTATTTTTTCTATCAACCCCATACCTAAGTCTTTTCTTGGATGCGGGATGCAGACATGGCCAGACTTTGTTTTATGAGTAAATATGTGATGCGATCCTTTTGTTCTGCTTAATACCCATCCATCACCCTTTAAAAGCTCAATTAGCTTTTTGCTATGCATCTATCTCCCTCGTATTATACACACCATACACACCAAAGTTTCTTTATCGCGCTTCTCGATGCCATAGCCGCTTTCTATCCTGTCGCCAAAATCGAGACTCAGTCTGCTTACGCTCTGATTGAGCCGGAAATTCCCAAACCTGCGCACCAGTATTTGGTGTTTGATAAAACGGAATATTCATACTTTGGTATCGGACAGTTACTGATGAGTGAGGATGTCCATAACGATTGCGATACCCGTTCTGTGCAAATGCTTCATCGGGACTGAGTGCCGTTAAGAACTCTTGAGAAGAGGATGTTTTGCTACCGTGGTGCGGTGCCATGAATATCAAATTCTTATTCCTTAAATGATTGAGGGCTTTTTGAGTTAAGCGCTCAGTGATTTCGGCCTCACCCTGCTTTTCAACATCACCCGTTAACCAAAATGAAGTAGTTTGATTGCGAACTTCCAGAACGCAACTGACTTCATTAGGCTTTCTGGGGTGGTGATCCTCAAAATTGGTATGCTCATGAGGATGCCAAATATGAAAGTCAACCCCATCCCATGACCATTGCTGACCAAAGCGACAGGGAATTGCGGGAATCTTTCTCTCCTTCAAATTCTCGAGTAATGGATTAGTACTTGGCAAAGATCCCATCATGGAATCGAAGCTGATTTCTTTGAGCAGAGTTGCGGCACCTCCAATGTGATCGCTATCACTATGACTAATTATCATGCGATCAATGTGATTGATTCCTCTTCCCCTCAAATACGGCAGGATGATTCTTTGTCCAGCATTATCTTTTCCCTGAATCGGTCCGGTGTCATATAGCAGTCGCTTTGTTTTAGTTTCAATCAGGACTGCCGTGCCTTGGCCGATATCGAGTACCGTTGCGCGAAACTCGCCTTTTTCTAAATGGGCACTAGTCGACAACTGAATAAATAGGGTTGCGCACAATACGAGGCCCGCTATTCTTGACATCCAACTTTCCTGAATAGATCCAGGACGAATCGCTATAAGGATTCCGATGGTCGATAAGGCTATCGCCCACCAGGCTGGCTGGCTAGACCAAGCGATTGACCATTTCCAGCTAGCCATCCACGCAAGCATGATTGCTAAGTAGTCCATCGTGGCATGCGCTGGTATCAATAAGTACTTACCAATGAAGTCAGGCAACAAGGCGCCAGCAATAGCTAAGGGGGTCACGATATAACTCACTACAGGGATAGCAATAGCATTCGCCAGGGGCGAAACAATCGAGACTTGATAAAACCAATACAAGGTCAATGGTAAAAGCGCAATGGTGACAACCGCTTGAACTCGGCATGCTTCACGGAGCGCTTGAATCACCCTATTTCTCCAATGAACCTCCAGCTCTCTACCAGTAGGTAAGCCCAACAAGCCAGCAGAATCCTGCATGGCATACAAAATCGCAGCTACCGCTCCAAACGAAAGCCAGAACCCCGGCGTATAAGTGGCCATCGGATCAATCACTAGTACAAAAAATAGAGCCCACCACCAGATATCAAATGAACGAGGATTTCTGCCAGACCATAAGGCAAAGGCAACTACCCCGACCATATACATCGTTCGCTGCGCAGGAATCTGAAAGCCTGCCAGCCACGCATACACGAAGGCTGTCAAAAATCCTACTGCAGCTGCGACCTTGCCAACCGGAACCGAGAGCGGCAGTGTGTTGCGACGCCAGATAAATGTGGCGAGCATAGCGCCAAATCCTGCCAACATCGTGACATGAAGACCTGATATGGAGATGAGATGCCCAATTCCAGTGGCATTAAATACACGCCAATCTTCTTGGTCGATTGCATTTTGATCTCCCATCACTAAGGCAGCAATTACTCCGCCATAACGAGCATCTTTTGATAGTAAGCGCTGAATCTTTTGCCTTAACTTCCACCGCTGATACTCCATGGCTAGAGTAAATTCTGTAAAAGCAATATCCTTCTCAAGAATTAATTGTCCTGACCTAACTGACCCACTTGCACCAAAGTCTTGATGAAATGACCAGCGCTCAAAATCAAAAGTATGGGGATTCAGAGATCCATAAGGTCTTTTAATTTTGACCTTAAGTTCCCAGCGCTGACCTGGAATGACTTCCGGTACATCCTGAGGATTGCGCCATGCAGGCTGCCAACTCAAATAGACCTGCGGAGGAAATGATCTAATC
This genomic interval carries:
- a CDS encoding type II toxin-antitoxin system HicB family antitoxin, with the protein product MKYPIAIEPGSEKNAWGVVVPDLPGCFSAADIGLDEAIDQAKEAIELWIEMALDGGQVIPKPSSLRELQKKKEFKGWVWAIVEIDPALLSDEIERINITLPKKVLARLDAKAKKAGENRSAFIAHLALTA
- a CDS encoding tyrosine-type recombinase/integrase, whose translation is METTFKFTLAATKDLKCLEGKQQTLYWDANIRGLGLRISQTGKKSFFFEKRLHGKTVRYPIGDIPFDKVQELAYDLQHKFALGIDPRQEREEKGLAQAKVKEQKKAQADRERLLVKDAWDDYIEYQKSLMPLKGLAKGKKWGERHLQDHLNMTQQGGIPHKRGSKVTVQGVLYPLLQLRLAEITPAVLKDWLNEERKTRPNNARQGFQMFRTFWGWCAKDDRYRAIVNRETVSEDSLLAILPSKNSKKDGDVLRKNNIADWFTAVQKLSNKVISAYLQCLLITGARRGELITLKWSDVDFKAKTVWLKDKIKTEGRYIPLNLYMEQLIDSLPRRNEYVFSSLEAKEGFITEPRIAHNQAIALAGIPHLSIHGLRRSFASLFIWAEQPDGAGARIQGHAPQSIRDKHYLDIPIELLAKWHNGYVDWLLTEAGIPLPTVEAKGLRVV
- a CDS encoding type II toxin-antitoxin system HicA family toxin, yielding MHSKKLIELLKGDGWVLSRTKGSHHIFTHKTKSGHVCIPHPRKDLGMGLIEKILKQARLKEGS
- a CDS encoding DNA internalization-related competence protein ComEC/Rec2, which produces MRINIAAFIAGGSLLLLLPTVPEYWRWMCAVTIIVFLLGFYLNRPLVQYRHASSLLLAVCCCALGFAWSAYYAQDRLSNILALEHEGKDLVLEGRVNALPQSASSGAKFSFEVDRAFLGRERIRSFPPQVYLSWQPAWRNPQDVPEVIPGQRWELKVKIKRPYGSLNPHTFDFERWSFHQDFGASGSVRSGQLILEKDIAFTEFTLAMEYQRWKLRQKIQRLLSKDARYGGVIAALVMGDQNAIDQEDWRVFNATGIGHLISISGLHVTMLAGFGAMLATFIWRRNTLPLSVPVGKVAAAVGFLTAFVYAWLAGFQIPAQRTMYMVGVVAFALWSGRNPRSFDIWWWALFFVLVIDPMATYTPGFWLSFGAVAAILYAMQDSAGLLGLPTGRELEVHWRNRVIQALREACRVQAVVTIALLPLTLYWFYQVSIVSPLANAIAIPVVSYIVTPLAIAGALLPDFIGKYLLIPAHATMDYLAIMLAWMASWKWSIAWSSQPAWWAIALSTIGILIAIRPGSIQESWMSRIAGLVLCATLFIQLSTSAHLEKGEFRATVLDIGQGTAVLIETKTKRLLYDTGPIQGKDNAGQRIILPYLRGRGINHIDRMIISHSDSDHIGGAATLLKEISFDSMMGSLPSTNPLLENLKERKIPAIPCRFGQQWSWDGVDFHIWHPHEHTNFEDHHPRKPNEVSCVLEVRNQTTSFWLTGDVEKQGEAEITERLTQKALNHLRNKNLIFMAPHHGSKTSSSQEFLTALSPDEAFAQNGYRNRYGHPHSSVTVRYQSMNIPFYQTPNTGAQVWEFPAQSERKQTESRFWRQDRKRLWHREAR
- a CDS encoding AAA family ATPase, producing MSQLEKLLNEQKVVFLNNDPFKGLLSMEVTEEIIQNIADAKFAWRQLIPEGHMVVICSKANGGKTTLMVHIAGEMAKAGYRVMYINADASASDIKDYKFHAMEYGYTLINPDLTNGTAEKVIEELRQISTAEGDFSKVVIVLDTLKKFGDMMNKTKSKQFNSLLRTLTTKGITVICLAHTNKHDDKEGKPIFEGTGDLRNDFDELIYLISVRNPDSTITVSTLKDKTRADIRDESFLITPDREVKRLDHHVDTLAINEYQKNLADDQPVIKFILEHISPISKTATELRTIAIDNKAGFSRSRIDAVLRRYCAGKSPDPKWTASPASTIGFKYGVIDPEYAEQLRKEWEV
- a CDS encoding toprim domain-containing protein produces the protein MNNSFQDFIRSHGFEPKPEIFAGKFIRFGRNNSVSAKLFDDGLAGYLHDWRTGEKYFWFANQNDSSSADYAKRKAQSEALKKAHDAKRKLAYVQASKRAEELFSKASEASASHPYLIRKQVGAYGIRAIEDSLLIPVYSVLGDIQTIQFIDTEGNKKFLKGGQMQAGCHFIGEIREGKPIYVAEGYATAASVYEDTQCLTIVAFNAGNLINVASALREQLPNVQIVIAGDADSVGKAYAEKASAAVNGLILIPDFGQNTEGYTDWNDYFTKGARA